A region from the Aphis gossypii isolate Hap1 chromosome 1, ASM2018417v2, whole genome shotgun sequence genome encodes:
- the LOC114124582 gene encoding uncharacterized protein LOC114124582 — protein METWGNWTFNNENEDLLAGVLNKFASNQCSLDTPKKVLLSSLATLSETVRVEISSSSSDDSDIDEDFNAVQICFPKSSADISNDEPKSTAEVVKDLQLQSACIGIALRNFDDESSFLSSQPQVEDLHKNAIKQIIDMLNTGDYDAGELFLVLQTELRNRNDVSEVIGDVWPEIVTDRARHGFCEALLKTDVRPQIICEQIYLPWFETRESNLTGFVDSLSKLIIHFPEYACKFLLVKLLMDRESVLVKHLNWLVIIMQFLDQQHWCSLLNEYTNHCDGLDQYQIPVLLHLVNNCQKILNNRDAERLIGLCRNAAYKHSTNRDFGLLLVSVIRAIDLDKFLPEMTTISEQLKGVSKFLIMKALKDTK, from the exons ATGGAAACCTGGGGTAATtggacatttaataatgaaaacgaAGATTTGTTGGCTGGAGTGTTAAACAAGTTCGCCTCGAATCAATGCAGCTTAGATACGCCGAAAAAAGTTCTTTTGTCATCCTTGGCCACTTTATCGGAA actgTACGAGTTGAAATCTCCAGTTCGAGCAGTGACGATAGCGATATTGACGAAGACTTTAACGCTGTTCAAATTTGTTTTCCGAAATCCTCCGCAGATATATCAAATGATGAACCTAAATCTACAGCCGAAGTTGTCAAGGACTTGCAATTACAGTCAGCCTGTATCGGTATCGCCTTGAGAAATTTTGATGACGAATCGTCCTTCCTGTCGAGTCAACCTCAGG TGGAAGATTTGCATAAAAACGCAATCAAACAAATCATAGACATGTTAAACACTGGAGACTACGACGCCGGAGAATTGTTTTTGGTGTTGCAAACAGAGTTAAGAAACCGAAATGATGTATCAGAGGTAATAGGAGACGTGTGGCCGGAAATTGTCACGGACAGGGCTCGTCACGGTTTTTGCGAAGCACTTCTCAAAACTGACGTAAGGCCGCAAATCATTTGTGAACAGATATATTTACCCTGG tTCGAAACACGTGAGTCGAATTTAACTGGGTTCGTTGACAGTTTGTCTAAACTGATCATTCACTTCCCAGAATATGCTTGCAAGTTCTTGCTCGTAAAATTGTTGATGGACAGAGAATCGGTTCTAGTTAAACACTTGAATTGGTTGGTAATTATCATGCAGTTTCTCGATCAACAACATTGGTGTAGTCTTTTAAA TGAATACACAAATCACTGCGATGGTCTGGACCAGTATCAAATACCAGTTTTGTTGCACTTGGTGAATAATTGccaaaaaatactaaacaacAGAGACGCCGAACGTTTGATTGGATTATGCAGAAACGCAGCCTATAAACATTCCACAAACAGAGACTTTGGGTTGTTGTTAGTGTCCGTGATCAGAGCTATAGACTTGGATAAATTCCTACCGGAAATGACGACTATAAGCGAACAACTCAAAGGTGTATCGAAATTTTTGATCATGAAAGCTTTAAAggatacaaaataa
- the LOC114124583 gene encoding 2-Hydroxyacid oxidase 1, with the protein MSNKFISVKDFENYAVSTLPRTVLGYYQSGACDEYTLSINNKAFNKLRIVPRMLRDVRNRDLSITVQGDRVNVPIGISPCAMHKMAHEDGECASARAAGKHGTIFILSTLSTCSLEEVATAAPNTVKWFQLYIYKDRALTISLIRRAEKAGYKALVLTVDAPVFGIRYKDIKNNFSLPSWLKLGNFSKELSEINQTNGSGLTKYVMSLFDDRLVWDDIKWLKSITDLPIIVKGILSAADAKIAADLGCDGVFVSNHGGRQLDTSPATIEVLPSIAREVGHRVDIYLDCGIRHGTDVFKALALGAKMVFLAQPILWGLTYDGQKGAEDVFGIVINEFDNTMALAGCVSIDQIKKEMVVHKSVYSKL; encoded by the exons ATGTCCAATAAGTTTATATCTGTTAaagattttgaaaactatGCTGTTAGCACATTGCCACGAACTGTTCTTGGTTATTATCAAAGTGGTGCATGTGATGAGTACACACTTTCGATTAATAATAAGGCATTTAATAA ATTACGCATAGTACCACGGATGTTACGTGATGTTCGAAATAGGGATTTGAGCATTACCGTTCAAGGTGATAGAGTAAATGTGCCTATAGGTATATCCCCTTGTGCTATGCACAAAATGGCTCATGAAGATGGAGAATGTGCATCTGCTAGAG ctgCTGGAAAGCatggtacaatttttatactttcaacGTTGTCAACGTGCAGCTTGGAAGAAGTTGCTACAGCAGCACCGAATACTGTGAAATGGTTTCAACTCTACATCTATaaagatag GGCTTTAACTATATCATTAATACGGAGAGCAGAAAAAGCTGGTTACAAAGCACTTGTGTTGACTGTTGATGCTCCAGTGTTTGGCATTCGGTATaaagacataaaaaataattttagtttaccgAGTTGGTTGAA ATTAGGGAATTTCTCTAAAGAACTGTCAGAAATAAACCAAACTAATGGTTCAGGCTTGACAAAGTATGTAATGAGTCTTTTTGATGATCGTTTAGTATGGGATGACATTAAATGGCTGAAAAg tattaCCGACCTGCCAATAATAGTAAAAGGTATTTTGAGTGCAGCTGATGCAAAAATTGCTGCTGATCTAGGATGTGATGGTGTATTTGTTTCCAATCATGGGGGAAGGCAGTTAGATACATCTCCAGCAACA attgagGTTTTGCCAAGCATTGCACGAGAAGTTGGACATCGTGTTGACATTTATCTTGATTGTGGTATAAGGCATGGAACTGATGTGTTCAAGGCTTTAGCTCTTGGTGCTAAAATG GTGTTTTTAGCACAACCTATATTATGGGGATTGACGTATGATGGCCAAAAGGGCGCAGAGGATGTTTTtggtattgttattaatgaattCGATAATACCATGGCTTTAGCag GTTGTGTGTCAATAGACCAAATAAAGAAGGAAATGGTGGTACACAAATCAGTatattcaaaactttaa
- the LOC114124585 gene encoding 60S acidic ribosomal protein P1 produces the protein MAISKPELACVYASLILADDDIDITGEKIQTILKAANVEVEPYWPGLFAKALENANVKDLITNIGSAVGAVPAGGAAAAAPAAEAKEEKKEEKKEEESEEEDDDMGFGLFE, from the exons ATGGCCATCTCAAAACCCGAATTAGCCTGCGTCTACGCCTCACTGATCTTGGCCGACGATGACATCGATATCacg ggAGAAAAAATCCAAACAATTCTAAAGGCTGCCAATGTTGAAGTTGAACCATATTGGCCTGGTTTGTTCGCCAAGGCTTTAGAAAATGCCAATGTTAAGGATTTAATCACCAACATTGGATCAGCAGTAGGAGCTGTTCCAGCTGGAGGTGCCGCAG CTGCTGCTCCAGCAGCTGAAGCCAAGGAAGAAAAGAAAGAAGAGAAGAAGGAAGAAGAGAGTGAAGAGGAAGACGATGATATGGGCTTTG gtttatttgaataa
- the LOC114124584 gene encoding protein archease-like, which translates to MGDIKEEDWNLPECKYEYLDHTADIQIHAWGSTLSEAFEQCANAMFHYMTEVDYIEMKESYDIEAEGHDMMTLLYNFLDELLFIFSAEPNYIARKVQIEEFDKTAFKIKAKGFGEEFQLGKHPQGTEVKAITFSNMQIHENEGKCEVFVILDI; encoded by the exons ATGGGTGACATTAAAGAAGAAGACTGGAATTTACCGGAATGCAAATATGAAT atttGGACCATACAGCAGATATTca aataCATGCATGGGGAAGTACTTTATCTGAAGCATTTGAACAATGTGCCAATGCTATGTTTCATTACATGACAGAGGTGGattatattgaaatgaaaGAGTCATATGATATAGAAGCTGAGGGTCATGACATGATGactcttttatataatttccttGATGAACTGTTGTTCATTTTTAGTGCTGAACCTAATTATATTGCTAGA aaaGTACAAATAGAAGAATTTGACAAAacagcatttaaaattaaagctaAAGGCTTTGGAGAAGAGTTTCAACTTGGAAAACATCCTCAAGGTACAGAAGTCAAAGCTATAACGTTTTCAAATATGCAGATACATGAAAATGAAGGAAAATGTGAAGTGTTTGTAATTttggatatttaa
- the LOC114124598 gene encoding very long-chain specific acyl-CoA dehydrogenase, mitochondrial-like, translated as MWSVINRRVFFRKLERQLIVRCTSTNDSYGLDKIKPIPVPDIVRKPPRLPFLKSIYAGQYDIEVLTYPETLNLERFKDLESRVQQVQHNCTKIDTVRQLGLFGMNAPHPYSGLNLSDTEIARVFEHFDSNTFKSVFDHTLCIDIIKTFGTPNQKSKYLPLLASGAVCSLHIDTVTGKLLPNESWELTGSVKNSTDVFLLFVIGNKAYIVEKDKTFVNGENLELRQAVVTPDDIMENVNLTKIMQKGKLYTCSLLTTSLKRVVQSTIQSIIPKTRLNLKLREYDSVLKILAKSLINIYTLESMIYLTTWMTDGFDDPDIELESASIQLFARQTVDNILIDLKMINGRNSINEQFLSLCNEVEDLVESLEGSMKLANFISSRGVEFFNKSEYKENVSFLTTAYRNIMMKKNKPSLKYDFKQFLHPALKHTANFLEYDVLKFQFIINQCHDAGQLNTDNQMLMERLSTVIVYIYAMTAVIGRASRSYCTGIRFCDYEMNTAETVVRESCALLKPILEELMSGKYIATDSVYESFADQLLVNNINREQIEV; from the exons ATGTGGAGTGTTATAAATCGACGTGTATTCTTCAGGAAACTTGAGCGGCAACTCATTGTACGTTGCACGTCTACAAACGATTCATACGgactagataaaataaaaccaataccTGTTCCGGACATCGTGAGAAAACCACCGCGCTTACCatttttgaaatcaatatATGCCGGTCAATATGATATCGAAGTCCTTACATATCCAGAAACTCTTAATCTAGAGAGGTTTAAAGATCTGGAATCCCGAGTGCAACAAGTCCAACACAATTGTACGAAAATTGATACTGTCCGTCAACTAGGACTATTCGGCATGAATGCTCCACATCCATATTCAGGCCTTAACTTATCTGACACCGAAATTGCTCGTGTATTTGAACACTTTGATTCTAATACATTCAAATCTGTGTTTGATCATACGCTCTGTATCGATATAATCAAAACTTTTGGTACACCCAatcaaaaatctaaatatttaccatTGCTCGCATCAGGTGCTGTATGCTCATTGCACATCGATACTGTAACAGGTAAACTATTGCCCAATGAGAGTTGGGAACTCACCGGTTCCGTGAAAAATTCTACAGATGTTTTCTTGTTATTCGTTATTGGAAATAAAGCTTACATCGTAGAAAAGGATAAAACTTTTGTAAATGGAGAAAATTTAGAATTGAGACAAGCGGTCGTTACTCCAGATGATATAatggaaaatgttaatttaacaaaaattatgcaGAAGGGTAAATTATATACGTGTTCATTATTGACTACATCGTTAAAGAGAGTTGTTCAATCAACCATTCAAAGTATAATACCAAAAACTAGGTTAAATCTAAAACTAAGAGAGTATGATTCTGTTCTCAAGATATTAGCAAAATcgttaataaacatatatacacTTGaaagtatgatttatttaaccaCATGGATGACTGATGGATTTGATGATCCTGACATCGAGCTAGAGTCAGCTTCTATACAGCTATTTGCTCGTCAAACTGTTGACAATATAttgatagatttaaaaatgataaatggaAGAAATTCAATAAATGAACAGTTTTTATCTTTGTGCAATGAAGTGGAGGATTTAGTTGAGAGTTTAGAAGGAAGTATGAAATTAGCCAATTTTATTAGTAGCCGAGGTGTGgagtttttcaataaatctGAGTATAAAGAAAATGTTTCATTCCTGACTACAgcatatagaaatataatgatgaaaaaaaataaaccaagcttaaaatacgattttaaacaatttctaCATCCTGCACTCAAG cACACTGCAAATTTTCTCGAGTATGATGTATTGAAAttccaatttataattaaccaaTGTCACGATGCTGGTCAACTGAACACTGATAATCAAATGCTTATGGAAAGGTTGTCAACagtaattgtatacatttatgctATGACAGCAGTGATTGGTAGAGCTTCTAGATCATATTGTACTGGAATCCGGTTTTGTGATTatgaa atgaatACTGCAGAAACAGTGGTTAGAGAATCGTGTGCTTTGCTTAAACCAATCTTAGAAGAACTAATGAGTGGAAAATATATTGCAACAGATTCAGTTTATGAATCATTTGCCGACCAATTAttagtcaataatataaaccgAGAACAAATAgaggtgtaa